Proteins encoded together in one Impatiens glandulifera chromosome 1, dImpGla2.1, whole genome shotgun sequence window:
- the LOC124944568 gene encoding secreted RxLR effector protein 161-like produces MDHWKAAKRVMRYLKKTKDYMLTYRRSDHLEIVGYSDSDFVGCPDSRRSTSGYVYTLAGGAISWRSSKQTLVTSSTMEAELLACFEASHQGIWSSSKSKHIDIKFLRGKEMVQSGQICIEHLGTKSMLADPLTKGVTPMIIFKDSDLIKFGPEKIDIFRSH; encoded by the exons ATGGATCACTGGAAAGCAGCTAAAAGGGTGATGAGATACCTAAAGAAAACAAAGGATTATATGCTCACATATAGGAGGTCAGACCATTTGGAGATCGTTGGGTATTCTGACTCCGATTTTGTGGGTTGCCCGGACAGTAGGAGATCTACATCTGGCTACGTTTATACATTGGCTGGAGGAGCCATTTCTTGGCGTAGTTCCAAACAGACACTTGTTACCAGCTCTACTATGGAGGCTGAATTATTGGCATGTTTTGAAGCATCACATCAGGGAATttg GAGCTCGTCGAAGTCAAAGCATATTGACATTAAGTTCCTACGTGGGAAAGAAATGGTACAAAGTGGTCAGATTTGCATCGAGCATTTAGGAACAAAATCTATGTTAGCAGACCCCCTAACTAAAGGTGTCACACCTATG ATTATATTCAAAGATAGCGATCTCATTAAGTTTGGACCAGAGAAAATTGACATATTCAGATCACATTAA
- the LOC124944578 gene encoding uncharacterized protein LOC124944578 codes for MGSSSGSSSLISANYPVPILLGDNFKNGKESILIHLGSMDLDLALRIDQPAPLTDVSTGDQKQMFEKWEKSNRLSLMIIKKSIPEIFRGTISDDITKAEEFLIEIEKRFTKSDKVEMSIFLKSLITMRYLGKGNIKEYILNMSNVASKLRALKLDLSEDMLVLLVLLSFPAQYD; via the exons ATGGGATCATCTTCAG GATCTAGTTCTTTGATATCTGCTAACTATCCAGTCCCCATTTTATTGGGGGACAACTTTAAGAACGGGAAAGAATCCATTTTGATTCATTTGGGCAGTATGGATCTGGACTTAGCATTAAGGATAGACCAACCCGCTCCTCTTACAGATGTAAGCACCGGTGATCAAAAGCAGATGTTTGAGAAGTGGGAAAAGTCTAATCGTTTAAGTCTGATGATCATAAAGAAAAGTATTCCAGAAATATTTCGGGGTACGATATCTGATGATATCACTAAGGCTGAAGAATTTCTCATCGAGATAGAAAAACGCTTTACTAAAAGCGATAAGGTGGAAATGAGTATTTTTCTTAAGTCACTCATTACCATGAGGTATCTCGGGAAGGGGAACATAAAGGAGTACATCCTTAATATGTCCAATGTCGCTTCAAAACTGAGAGCACTCAAGTTAGACCTTTCAGAGGATATGTTAGTCCTATTGGTCCTACTCTCATTTCCTGCTCAATACGATTAG
- the LOC124944562 gene encoding transcription repressor OFP13-like, giving the protein MGKKMKLPFLYKNEEPIIHQQPSCMQPNSLTFQEGKEIYVGDHSTEAMIIHGLKSKRLFYDPDGSRSLLCTRESIRSDHDQGFPFEKISVALEMDSDDPYGDFRKSMEEMVEIIGLRDWESMEELLGWYLRMNGKMNHGFIVGAFADLLVGVSPPPCSDSATSYSSLFSSSSSSFSSSPPPFPIVRLRRKRDLRKKTKK; this is encoded by the coding sequence ATGGGGAAGAAGATGAAACTACCATTTCTTTACAAGAACGAAGAACCAATTATTCATCAACAGCCTTCATGCATGCAACCAAATAGTCTCACTTTCCAAGAAGGAAAGGAGATTTACGTCGGGGATCATTCAACCGAGGCGATGATCATACACGGGTTGAAGTCAAAGAGGTTGTTCTACGATCCGGATGGAAGTAGATCACTTCTTTGTACTAGAGAATCAATTAGATCGGATCATGATCAGGGATTTCCTTTTGAAAAGATCAGCGTAGCTTTGGAGATGGATTCAGACGATCCTTATGGAGATTTCAGGAAATCGATGGAGGAGATGGTTGAAATAATTGGATTGAGAGATTGGGAGAGTATGGAGGAGTTGTTGGGATGGTATTTGAGGATGAATGGGAAGATGAACCATGGTTTTATTGTTGGAGCTTTCGCCGATCTTCTTGTTGGGGTGTCTCCGCCGCCATGTTCTGATTCTGCTACCTCTTATTCTTCTTTGTTTTCATCTTCGTCTTCTTCGTTTTCATCGTCTCCTCCCCCGTTTCCCATTGTGAGATTGAGGAGAAAGAGAGATTTGAGGAAGAAAACCAAAAAATAA